One window of Trichoderma breve strain T069 chromosome 3, whole genome shotgun sequence genomic DNA carries:
- a CDS encoding short chain dehydrogenase domain-containing protein — protein sequence MPGTMSFMKQSFPGAPKFTDKDVPDLTGKTVIVTGSNTGLGKVMAQVLYSKNAKVYMMARSEEKTKTAIDSIKSTVTKSAGELIYLKLDLSDIPSAKASAEEFLRREKNLHLLFNNAGVGYPEPGSKTSQGYELQLGVNCLGTFTFTKTLTPALVETAKTAPRDSVRVIWVSSSAAEAIAPKNYVENLSKIEKMGAFEQYCVSKLGNYWHATEFAARYKAAGVVSIPLNPGNLDSDFWRTQGKLMTCILRKTLLYPPIYGAYTNLFAAFSPEVTLEKSGSFVAPWGQFWNVSKEMVAGSIPKSEGGTGIAASFWDWTEAQIKPYV from the exons ATGCCTGGTACTATGAGCTTTATGAAACAGTCCTTCCCGGGCGCCCCCAAATTCACGGACAAGGATGTCCCAGATTTGACCGGAAAG ACTGTCATTGTCACTGGTTCCAACACTGGTCTGGGCAAGGTTATGGCCCAGGTCCTCTACTCCAAGAATGCCAAGGTCTACATGATGGCTCGATCTGAGGAAAAGACCAAGACCGCCATTGACAGCATTAAGTCAACGGTCACTAAGTCTGCTGGTGAACTCATCTACCTGAAGCTTGATCTTTCCGATATCCCAAGTGCCAAGGCCTCAGCTGAGGAGTTCTTGCGCCGCGAGAAGAACCTCCACCTGCTGTTCAACAATGCCGGTGTTGGATACCCTGAGCCTGGCAGCAAGACGAGCCAAGGTTATGAGCTCCAGCTGGGTGTCAACTGTCTTGGAACATTCACCTTCACCAAGACTCTGACTCCTGCCCTCGTCGAGACCGCTAAGACAGCACCAAGAGACTCCGTTCGCGTCATCTGggtttcatcttcagccgCCGAGGCCATTGCTCCCAAGAACTACGTCGAGAACCTCTCCAAGATCGAGAAGATGGGTGCTTTCGAGCAGTACTGCGTCAGCAAGCTCGGAAACTACTGGCACGCTACTGAGTTCGCTGCTCGCTACaaggctgctggtgttgtcTCCATCCCTCTGAACCCCGGCAACCTCGACTCCGACTTCTGGCGTACTCAGGGCAAATTGATGACTTGCATCCTGCGAAAGACCCTCCTGTACCCTCCCATCTACGGTGCTTATACCAATCTCTTCGCTGCCTTCTCTCCTGAAGTCACCCTTGAGAAGTCAGGCTCTTTCG TCGCCCCGTGGGGTCAGTTTTGGAACGTTTCCAAGGAGATGGTTGCGGGCTCCATTCCCAAGTCTGAAGGAGGCACTGGCATTGCCGCCAGCTTCTGGGACTGGACTGAAGCTCAGATCAAGCCTTACGTCTAA
- a CDS encoding multicopper oxidase domain-containing protein gives MARLSTIFFLLLAQLLSAWALPAYVPPVRVREFNFTLTWAKHAPDGFSRQMFLINGQSPGPTIEVDQDDWVVVRVKNHSPQNTTVHFHGIEMFGTPWSDGVPGLSQVSIPPGGHFVHEFAATQYGSFWYHSHFHGQIEDGLYGPIIIHPRPQDPKPFHLISSDPDAIADFNHFTSQEKWNIALASGVEDSCYDSILFNGKGHVQCLPSAEVSANLSDDQKAFLKMGNVTAMTDKSCLPPAALAALGDPAQANLSAIPAGAFSGCKETKGATEVIQAQLSSLPTHQWLAINIIGSINFITSMVSIDEHDMWVYAMDGSYIHPQKVQALVLTNGDRYSIMVKIMKAGKFNIRCNAISIPQVLVGSAVLEVQSNCGKTYGSESKPFISITGVPLSKNVTLFNQATAAPFPPEPIAQKADVTYKLNMKLDGASYLWALNSSRLMPSTLDSSSEPPILFRHPEPVQNNVTISTFNGTWVDLVLFASTVPMPPHPIHKHSNKMFQIGAGEGEFTWDSVEEAIKEKPELFNLVNPPRRDSIASLPAITSKTWTVVRYQVVNPGAWLLHCHISNHLLGGMSIVIRDGIDKWPTVPDKYLDWKF, from the exons TGGGCGCTCCCAGCCTATGTTCCTCCCGTGCGGGTGCGTGAGTTTAACTTTACTCTGACATGGGCAAAGCACGCTCCAGATGGCTTCTCACGGCAGATGTTCTTGATCAATGGCCAGTCGCCGGGCCCTACCATCGAGGTTGATCAGGACGACTGGGTCGTAGTGCGTGTCAAGAATCACTCACCTCAGAACACTACTGTTCACTTCCACG GCATTGAGATGTTTGGCACACCATGGTCCGATGGCGTTCCTGGACTCTCTCAAGTATCCATCCCACCTGGTGGTCACTTTGTTCATGAATTCGCGGCAACCCAATATGGCAGTTTCTGGTATCACTCTCATTTTCACGGGCAGATTGAAGACGGTCTCTATGGCCCCATCATCATTCACCCTCGCCCACAGGACCCAAAGCCCTTCCATCTGATATCTTCTGACCCCGATGCCATCGCTG ACTTTAACCACTTTACATCTCAAGAGAAGTGGAACATTGCACTGGCCAGTGGTGTTGAGGACTCATGCTATGATTCCATTTTGTTCAACGGCAAGGGACATGTGCAGTGTCTTCCCAGTGCCGAAGTCTCGGCCAACCTAAGCGATGATCAAAAGGCCTTTTTAAAGATGGGCAATGTAACTGCCATGACTGACAAATC ATGCCTGCCTCCTGCGGCGCTCGCTGCATTGGGTGACCCGGCTCAGGCTAATCTCTCTGCCATTCCTGCTGGAGCCTTTTCCGGCTGCAAGGAAACCAAAGGCGCAACTGAAGTCATTCAGGCACAGCTCTCGTCGCTTCCCACTCATCAGTGGCTTGCAATAAACATCATCGGCtccatcaacttcatcacaTCCATGGTGTCTATTGATGAGCATGATATGTGGGTGTATGCCATGGACGGGTCATACATTCATCCCCAGAAGGTGCAGGCCCTTGTCCTCACCAACGGCGATCGGTATAGCATCATGGTGAAAATCATGAAGGCTGGAAAGTTCAACATTCGCTGTAATGCCATCAGTATTCCACAGGTGCTTGTTGGAAGTGCTGTCTTGGAAGTACAAAGCAACTGCGGCAAGACTTATGGAAGCGAGTCGAAGCCATTTATCAGCATTACAGGAGTGCCGTTGTCAAAGAACGTAACTTTATTCAACCAAGCCACAGCGGCGCCGTTCCCACCGGAGCCAATTGCACAGAAAGCCGATGTGACGTATAAACTCAACATGAAGCTTGATGGGGCTTCATACCTTTGGGCCTTGAACTCATCTCGTCTCATGCCCAGCACCCTCGACAGCTCCAGCGAACCACCCATCCTATTTCGGCACCCGGAACCTGTGCAGAACAATGTGACCATCTCAACCTTTAATGGTACATGGGTTGACCTTGTTCTTTTTGCAAGCACAGTGCCAATGCCGCCTCACCCAATTCACAAGCACAGCAACAAAATGTTCCAGATTGGCGCCGGCGAGGGCGAATTTACTTGGGATTCTGTCGAAGAAGCAATCAAGGAGAAGCCAGAGCTCTTTAATCTCGTGAACCCACCCCGTAGGGACAGCATCGCATCGCTACCCGCCATCACCTCCAAGACGTGGACTGTGGTGCGATACCAAGTTGTAAATCCAGGTGCGTGGCTGTTACATTGCCACATTAGCAACCATCTTTTAGGAGGCATGTCTATTGTTATTCGGGACGGTATCGACAAGTGGCCGACGGTTCCTGACAAATATTTGGATTGGAAATTTTGA